From Fusarium oxysporum f. sp. lycopersici 4287 chromosome 10, whole genome shotgun sequence, the proteins below share one genomic window:
- a CDS encoding hypothetical protein (At least one base has a quality score < 10), whose amino-acid sequence MATSMGPNFSGHPAGMGHPGVAGHPMGPGGMPHNPGQQGAPGGMPHQFGGPMVSAPGAQVNPALMGGMPPGANPNAHALQHLNPTAQQQMLQQQLQQQHFGNPQAMAAMRQQQQHLLQQQQARQLMAQQAFQANMQGGGIPMNMAQFSQLNPQQLHQLRRGLAPGQHPQAQAIMAQQLALQQHQAQQQQQQQQQQQQQQQQQVAHAQQMQAGPNPGQPMPMNAQSMQAMQQNQLALQNQMANQQGQQPQGQPQPQPQPQQQQQQPGQQQPQHTPQQSSQAGTPAPTGPQTPAQTPSSTPAQPSQLPPGQSQPQVPQTPAQPQAQPQPQPQAQAQPQPQAQPQQHQMSATTAQQLAIQSQILQQQRRDSMKGQCLLKLMQFSEHLSGFPGSKGRDDLSYWHGFVMRFFSPNGVFRHSLHITDAEDTTDKQYEIAYPAIARYFHTHFGSGVKNMQLIMDKGVTDRPLPGDCHCIENSKASFVYWFETGSHLVASGTLRAQFDAEQKIELFEFLTTSHDEFISRKQVIDAAKPAHMWMKEWHKTNSQDGKSPELSKKGKGRQLKSPQTQPPEVLVDLPDSAVNSKGVTEAVFQFLEIVEVMGQMNPLFQFYHSNPGLGPYQALDQYVSTQINGVPPNMNGQQMPPGARTPSFGQFPMGASPAAAHMNLPGSPHMGSPAPGHMQAPGMQMQQSQQGTGSSGPSANTSPASNKRRRPSAVKEEDGSGAPTPAANGMPRNAKPPTPRMPKRLKGNPPAQ is encoded by the exons ATGGCAACAAGTATGGGCCCAAATTTCTCTGGGCATCCTGCTGGCATGGGGCATCCAGGTGTCGCCGGCCACCCCATGGGACCTGGTGGCATGCCTCACAACCCAGGTCAGCAAGGCGCTCCTGGGGGAATGCCTCATCAATTCGGAGGACCTATGGTCTCTGCTCCCGGAGCACAAGTAAACCCTGCCCTCATGGGCGGTATGCCGCCGGGTGCGAACCCAAATGCTCATGCTTTGCAGCACCTCAATCCCACCGCGCAGCAGCAAATGCTTCagcaacagcttcagcaacaacatT TTGGTAATCCGCAAGCGATGGCTGCGAtgcgacagcagcagcaacacctacttcagcaacaacaagcgCGACAACTCATGGCTCAACAAGCCTTCCAAGCCAACATGCAGGGTGGCGGTATTCCTATGAACATGGCTCAGTTTAGCCAGCTCAACCCTCAGCAGCTCCATCAACTCAGAAGAGGTCTGGCTCCG GGACAGCATCCACAAGCCCAAGCGATTATGGCCCAGCAGCTTGCTctgcaacaacatcaagcgcaacagcagcaacagcaacagcaacagcagcagcagcagcaacaacaacaggTTGCTCATGCTCAGCAAATGCAAGCTGGGCCTAATCCTGGTCAACCGATGCCGATGAACGCTCAGAGCATGCAAGCTATGCAGCAAAATCAGCTCGCTCTTCAAAATCAGATGGCCAACCAACAGGGCCAACAACCTCAGGGacaacctcagcctcaacccCAAccacaacagcagcaacagcagcctggccagcaacagcctcagcacACCCCTCAGCAATCATCGCAGGCTGGTACACCCGCTCCCACTGGACCTCAAACACCAGCTCAAACGCCCAGCTCAACTCCTGCTCAGCCATCCCAACTTCCACCTGGACAGAGCCAACCCCAGGTACCACAAACTCCTGCTCAACCACAAGCTCAACCGCAGCCTCAGCCCCAGGCACAGGCACAACCACAGCCACAAGcccagcctcagcagcatcagaTGAGCGCCACTACCGCGCAGCAACTCGCAATTCAAAGCCAAATTCTCCAGCAGCAGCGACGAGATAGCATGAAGGGTCAGTGTTTACTAAAGCTGATGCAATTCAGCGAACACTTGAGTGGCTTTCCT GGTTCAAAAGGCCGAGATGACCTCTCCTACTGGCACGGCTTTGTGATGCGCTTCTTCTCACCAAATGGTGTCTTTCGTCATTCATTACATATCACCGACGCCGAGGATACGACCGATAAGCAATATGAAATCGCTTATCCCGCAATTGCTCGATACTTTCACACTCATTTCGGTAGTGGCGTGAAGAATATGCAGTTGATCATGGATAAGGGTGTGACAGATCGACCTCTTCCTGGCGATTGTCACTGCATCGAGAATTCGAAGGCCAGTTTCGTTTATTGGTTCGAGACTGGATCTCAC TTGGTCGCTAGTGGTACGCTCCGAGCACAATTCGATGCTGAACAAAAGATCGAACTTTTCGAGTTCCTCACCACGAGTCATGACGAATTCATCTCACGAAAACAGGTCATTGATGCCGCGAAGCCCGCCCACATGTGGATGAAAGAATGGCACAAAACTAACTCACAGGATGGCAAATCACCCGAATTGTCTAAGAAGGGCAAGGGTCGACAGTTGAAGTCACCTCAAACCCAGCCACCAGAGGTCCTAGTCGACCTGCCGGACTCGGCTGTCAACAGCAAGGGTGTGACGGAAGCTGTCTTCCAGTTTCTTGAG ATTGTTGAAGTGATGGGACAGATGAACCCATTATTCCAATTTTACCATTCGAACCCCGGCCTTGGCCCGTACCAAGCCCTCGATCAGTACGTCTCGACACAGATCAACGGAGTTCCACCCAACATGAACGGTCAACAAATGCCCCCCGGGGCCCGCACACCGAGCTTCGGACAATTTCCCATGGGTGCAAGCCCAGCCGCGGCTCATATGAATCTCCCTGGATCACCACACATGGGCAGCCCAGCACCTGGACACATGCAAGCCCCCGgaatgcagatgcagcaaAGTCAGCAGGGTACTGGCTCTAGCGGCCCCAGTGCAAACACATCCCCCGCCTCGAACAAGCGCCGACGGCCATCAGCAGTgaaagaggaggatggaTCTGGAGCACCTACGCCTGCTGCCAATGGAATGCCACGTAATGCCAAACCACCTACACCAAGGATGCCAAAGCGTCTCAAGGGAAACCCGCCGGCCCAGTAA